One genomic window of Halobellus limi includes the following:
- a CDS encoding LolA family protein: MIDDALPLRKRTLVVLLLCIVALSAFVWMSGAAVTDGEPRVSANVSERYRSVDALTATRSIEIRTNGTTTTRTVADVTLVPGTDRERVRFRQDGSRRYERRVSNGSTLWLYDRDRQTVTTVDLSGPPTRSVLPGRLQRLVAEAGLTDSSGRPQKPAVAPLPVVPRRDGAQFGPATDGEYTVRYVETASVGDREAHVLSVAPRGNRTDAGYRQRLWLDTERFYPLRTQTVWTDDGTRRSVTTTYTDVTFDASVSAAAFRPDIDSETTVDQLESPDTEWYRSADRLSARSSIAVPDPSVPSEFSLTYATRTTGRVRGVGLRYATDGSRLTVAKYNFTYALDEDERDLTIGGRPATLDRGPTTSLSWACGRYRYTVRGTGVETDRLVAVGRSIGCPTA, translated from the coding sequence CGCTCGTCGTACTGCTGCTGTGCATCGTCGCCCTCTCCGCGTTCGTCTGGATGTCGGGCGCGGCTGTGACCGACGGCGAGCCGCGGGTCAGCGCCAACGTGAGCGAACGGTACCGATCGGTCGACGCGCTCACCGCGACCCGCTCTATCGAGATCCGGACCAACGGGACGACGACCACGCGAACCGTCGCCGACGTGACGCTCGTCCCCGGGACCGACCGCGAGCGGGTCCGGTTTCGGCAAGACGGCTCACGCCGCTACGAGCGGCGCGTCTCCAACGGCTCGACGCTGTGGCTCTACGACCGCGACCGGCAGACCGTCACGACCGTCGACCTCAGCGGACCGCCGACGCGGTCGGTGCTTCCGGGGCGCCTGCAGCGACTCGTCGCGGAGGCCGGACTGACGGACTCCTCCGGACGCCCGCAGAAACCGGCGGTCGCGCCGCTCCCGGTCGTACCTCGACGCGATGGCGCACAGTTCGGCCCCGCCACCGACGGGGAGTACACCGTCCGGTACGTCGAGACGGCCTCGGTCGGCGATCGCGAGGCGCACGTCCTCAGCGTCGCTCCGCGGGGGAACCGAACGGACGCCGGGTACCGCCAGCGACTCTGGCTCGACACGGAACGCTTCTATCCGCTCCGTACGCAGACCGTCTGGACCGACGACGGAACGCGGCGGTCGGTCACGACCACCTACACGGACGTGACCTTCGACGCGTCGGTTTCGGCGGCCGCGTTCCGCCCCGACATCGACTCCGAGACGACAGTCGATCAGCTCGAATCCCCCGACACCGAGTGGTATCGTAGCGCCGATCGGCTCTCCGCGCGGAGTTCGATCGCGGTCCCGGACCCGTCGGTCCCGTCGGAGTTCTCCCTGACGTACGCCACTCGGACGACCGGGCGCGTGCGGGGCGTCGGACTCCGGTACGCCACGGACGGAAGCCGTCTCACGGTGGCGAAGTACAACTTCACCTACGCGCTCGACGAGGACGAGCGCGATCTCACGATCGGCGGTCGGCCGGCGACGCTCGACCGCGGGCCGACGACCTCGCTGTCGTGGGCGTGCGGCCGGTACCGATACACGGTCCGCGGCACGGGGGTCGAGACGGACCGACTGGTCGCGGTCGGCCGGTCGATCGGATGCCCGACCGCGTGA
- a CDS encoding ArsR/SmtB family transcription factor, translating into MSEDPALGDVLDVLSDEYARAILAATSVKPMSAQQLADECEMSKPTVYRRVERLRDYDLIEERTAIQDDGNHYSVYAATLSELSVELDEGSFEADVTRREPEAFPGQRETDTADRFAKMWENL; encoded by the coding sequence GTGAGCGAGGACCCGGCGCTCGGTGACGTTCTCGACGTCCTCAGCGACGAGTACGCCCGGGCGATCCTCGCCGCAACGAGTGTCAAGCCCATGTCTGCACAGCAACTCGCCGACGAGTGCGAGATGTCCAAACCGACGGTGTACCGGCGGGTCGAACGGCTCCGAGACTACGACCTCATCGAGGAGCGCACGGCGATCCAGGACGACGGGAACCACTACAGCGTCTACGCGGCGACGCTCTCGGAACTCTCCGTCGAGTTGGACGAGGGGTCGTTCGAGGCCGACGTGACGCGACGCGAACCCGAGGCCTTCCCGGGGCAACGCGAGACAGACACCGCCGACCGCTTCGCGAAGATGTGGGAGAACCTCTGA
- a CDS encoding DUF7521 family protein, whose protein sequence is MLPLAAVIDWLINALSFGSTLVGGYVGYQAYRGYRRHDSRAMRALSLGLLLLTTVAFGIAFGGTLLLREGYLGLQYQRPLTLVTRALQFLGVLLIAYSLHARE, encoded by the coding sequence ATGCTCCCGCTGGCTGCCGTCATCGACTGGCTGATCAACGCGTTGTCCTTCGGCTCGACGCTCGTCGGCGGATACGTCGGCTACCAGGCGTACCGGGGCTATCGCCGACACGACAGCCGGGCGATGCGAGCGCTCTCGCTCGGGCTGCTCCTTCTCACCACCGTCGCGTTCGGGATCGCGTTCGGCGGCACGCTGCTCCTCCGGGAGGGGTATCTCGGCCTGCAGTACCAGCGTCCACTGACACTCGTGACGCGGGCCCTGCAGTTCCTCGGAGTCCTCCTCATCGCGTACTCGCTTCACGCCCGGGAGTGA
- a CDS encoding ArsR/SmtB family transcription factor, translating into MAGLLPSPRSIEQPPQERTEVVVDGSGSGTVFTVLASETAHTILGALREEPRPVSAIAETVETSLQNTRYHVERLCEAGFVEPVDTRYSAKGREMTVYGLRVDRLVIRFEDGSQSAESTAD; encoded by the coding sequence ATGGCGGGCCTGCTACCCTCCCCGCGATCGATCGAGCAGCCGCCGCAGGAGCGAACCGAGGTCGTCGTCGACGGGAGCGGATCCGGCACGGTGTTTACGGTCCTGGCCTCGGAGACGGCTCACACGATTCTCGGCGCGCTGCGGGAAGAGCCACGACCGGTCTCCGCGATCGCCGAGACGGTCGAGACGTCGCTGCAAAACACGCGGTATCACGTGGAGCGCCTCTGTGAGGCCGGGTTCGTCGAACCGGTCGACACGCGGTACTCCGCGAAAGGCAGGGAGATGACCGTGTACGGGTTGCGGGTCGACCGGCTCGTCATACGGTTCGAGGACGGCTCTCAGTCGGCGGAGTCGACCGCGGACTGA
- a CDS encoding carbohydrate kinase family protein encodes MPRVICAGHVNWDVTLRVETLPDPDGEVAVDSRRSGGGGSAANVATGLADLDVDSGLLGSVGDDEHGRTARAELADAGVDVDHVLTVPETETTTKYIIVEPSGEVMVLGCSGANESFAADDLPESALADADHLHMTSQSPETAARLAERARERDVPVSFDPGRRIDQRGYGPALTSVDYLFLNDREAALALDAFDLEAQTLVLKHGPDGAEIRRGEDRTAHPGYPIEVVDTTGAGDAFAAGFIAASVGGANDHRALAVANACGALASKAPGARTSLTWDDVRAFLGE; translated from the coding sequence ATGCCCCGGGTTATCTGCGCCGGCCACGTGAACTGGGACGTGACGCTCCGCGTCGAGACGCTGCCGGACCCGGACGGCGAGGTCGCGGTCGACTCGCGACGCTCCGGCGGCGGCGGCAGCGCCGCCAACGTGGCCACCGGACTCGCGGACCTCGACGTCGATTCGGGGCTGCTCGGCAGCGTCGGCGACGACGAACACGGGCGGACCGCGCGCGCTGAACTCGCCGACGCGGGCGTCGACGTCGACCACGTGCTCACCGTTCCCGAAACCGAGACCACCACGAAGTACATCATCGTCGAGCCCTCGGGCGAGGTGATGGTCCTCGGCTGCTCGGGTGCCAACGAGTCCTTCGCGGCCGACGATCTCCCCGAGTCGGCGCTGGCCGACGCCGACCACCTCCATATGACGAGCCAAAGCCCCGAGACGGCGGCCCGCCTCGCCGAGCGCGCACGCGAACGCGACGTCCCGGTGAGCTTCGACCCCGGGCGGCGGATCGACCAGCGGGGGTACGGCCCGGCGCTCACGTCGGTCGATTACCTCTTCCTGAACGACCGGGAGGCGGCGCTGGCACTCGACGCGTTCGACCTCGAAGCGCAGACGCTCGTCCTCAAACACGGCCCCGACGGCGCGGAGATCCGCCGGGGCGAGGACCGCACCGCCCACCCCGGCTATCCCATCGAGGTCGTCGACACGACCGGCGCCGGCGACGCGTTCGCCGCGGGGTTCATCGCCGCGAGCGTCGGCGGGGCGAACGACCACCGTGCGCTGGCGGTCGCGAACGCCTGCGGCGCGCTGGCCTCGAAGGCGCCCGGGGCGCGGACGTCGCTCACCTGGGACGACGTCCGGGCGTTCCTTGGGGAGTGA
- a CDS encoding nucleoside phosphorylase — protein MAKQPHLLVESGDVHDTALIPGDPGRVDRIAAQCEDAETVAENREYKVVNATYEGVPLTICSTGIGCPSAAIAVEELSRVGVETVIRVGTTGALQRGIEIGDMVVATGAAKEEGTSKRYEDAVIPAVPDYEVLTALVDSAEARGEDVHVGPIVSDDAFYNENDAYVEEWEAANLLAIEMEAAAVFSLARRKGLAAGAICTVDGNLVEGTQKGADSDSELPEKAKDNVERAIALTLDAVVDLA, from the coding sequence ATGGCCAAACAGCCGCACCTGCTCGTCGAGTCGGGCGACGTCCACGACACCGCGCTCATCCCGGGCGACCCCGGGCGCGTCGACCGCATCGCCGCCCAGTGTGAGGACGCCGAGACCGTCGCGGAGAACCGCGAGTACAAGGTCGTGAACGCGACCTACGAGGGCGTTCCGCTGACGATCTGTTCGACCGGCATCGGCTGTCCCTCCGCCGCCATCGCCGTCGAGGAACTCTCCCGCGTCGGCGTCGAGACCGTGATCCGCGTCGGGACGACGGGCGCGCTCCAGCGCGGCATCGAGATCGGCGACATGGTCGTCGCGACCGGCGCGGCGAAGGAGGAAGGGACCTCCAAGCGCTACGAGGACGCCGTGATCCCGGCCGTTCCCGACTACGAGGTGCTCACCGCACTCGTCGACTCGGCGGAGGCGCGAGGCGAGGACGTCCACGTCGGGCCGATCGTCTCCGACGACGCGTTCTACAACGAGAACGACGCGTACGTCGAGGAGTGGGAGGCGGCGAATCTCCTCGCTATCGAGATGGAGGCCGCCGCGGTGTTCTCGCTCGCGCGGCGGAAGGGCCTCGCGGCGGGCGCGATCTGCACCGTCGACGGCAACCTCGTCGAGGGGACGCAGAAGGGCGCGGACTCCGACTCCGAACTCCCTGAGAAGGCCAAGGACAACGTCGAGCGCGCCATCGCGCTCACGCTCGACGCCGTCGTCGACCTGGCGTAG
- a CDS encoding HPP family protein, with product MRGRGLLDAALDRLVAARSRIRRIERRELGEFRRWIQDTSNLLHLSIVLFVPVVIGFVTYVSNQVQTLSFLLFPPLASGTFTLFRDPEGEYANPVRFVASLSVGALCGLVAYTATVWAYGSVAPGVVHPESAALAIFLTGLVTWAADVEAPSAFATALLALVTGDVDPATYLVSIVLASSLVAGAFVVWREQFYERRAKYLYETVRGDDHVLVPMRGDTDDRTALFGARLAAAHEAGKVVLCDVVDDATGRESGQADAADTAEAAGDAGRDDETSAAGGVEVDDTASAAGGTDDETLSPATAERVDRLEGLAGTIRTRVGVPCEVVVVAGDPVQATLQAARNANCDLIVTPYEADRGALSTFVRGIFRSELDAVAFRSSSDRRRWSRVLVLVARPGDTAHAMIDFATRLTYGRGMVSVTTCVGSDVERRRAENRLDHLVETVEGNVETRVARSSVDDFIAANAGHYDLLVLGSSGERSPASRFVSPPMFQRLEGLDCDVAVFDRGAP from the coding sequence ATGCGCGGGCGGGGGCTCCTCGACGCGGCGCTGGACCGTCTCGTCGCGGCGCGGAGTCGCATCCGGCGGATCGAGCGGCGGGAGCTCGGGGAGTTCCGCCGCTGGATCCAGGACACGAGCAACCTGCTGCACCTCTCGATCGTCCTCTTCGTCCCCGTCGTGATCGGCTTCGTCACCTACGTCTCGAACCAGGTGCAGACGCTGTCGTTCCTGCTCTTCCCGCCGCTGGCCTCGGGGACCTTCACGCTCTTTCGGGACCCCGAGGGCGAGTACGCGAACCCGGTCCGGTTCGTCGCGAGCCTCAGCGTCGGGGCGCTGTGCGGGCTCGTCGCCTACACCGCGACCGTCTGGGCGTACGGGAGCGTCGCGCCCGGCGTCGTCCACCCCGAGAGCGCCGCGCTCGCCATCTTCCTCACCGGGCTGGTCACCTGGGCGGCCGACGTCGAGGCGCCCTCGGCCTTCGCGACGGCGCTCTTAGCGCTCGTGACCGGCGACGTCGACCCGGCCACCTATCTCGTCAGCATCGTCCTGGCGTCCTCGCTCGTCGCGGGCGCGTTCGTCGTCTGGCGCGAGCAGTTCTACGAGCGACGCGCGAAGTACCTCTACGAGACCGTTCGCGGCGACGACCACGTGCTGGTCCCGATGCGGGGGGACACCGACGACCGGACCGCCCTGTTCGGGGCGCGACTGGCGGCCGCCCACGAGGCGGGGAAGGTCGTCCTCTGTGACGTCGTCGACGACGCGACGGGTCGAGAGAGCGGGCAGGCCGACGCTGCCGACACCGCCGAAGCCGCGGGCGACGCCGGACGCGACGACGAGACGAGTGCCGCTGGCGGTGTCGAGGTCGATGACACGGCGAGTGCCGCGGGCGGTACCGACGACGAGACGCTCTCTCCGGCGACCGCCGAGCGGGTCGACCGACTCGAGGGGCTCGCCGGGACGATCCGGACCCGGGTCGGCGTCCCCTGCGAGGTCGTCGTCGTCGCCGGCGACCCCGTCCAAGCGACGCTGCAGGCGGCGCGGAACGCGAACTGCGACCTGATCGTGACGCCCTACGAGGCCGACCGCGGCGCGCTCTCGACGTTCGTTCGCGGGATCTTCCGCAGCGAACTCGACGCGGTCGCCTTCCGGTCGTCGTCGGACCGGCGTCGCTGGTCCCGCGTGCTGGTCCTCGTGGCGCGCCCCGGCGACACGGCCCACGCGATGATCGACTTTGCGACCCGGCTCACCTACGGCCGCGGGATGGTGAGCGTGACGACCTGCGTCGGCAGCGACGTCGAACGCCGACGGGCCGAGAACCGGCTGGACCACCTCGTCGAGACGGTCGAGGGCAACGTCGAGACGCGGGTCGCCCGCTCGTCGGTCGACGACTTCATCGCCGCGAACGCCGGACACTACGACCTGCTCGTACTGGGGTCCAGCGGCGAGCGCTCGCCCGCCTCCCGGTTCGTCTCGCCGCCGATGTTCCAGCGGTTGGAGGGCCTCGACTGCGACGTCGCCGTGTTCGACCGCGGGGCGCCGTGA
- a CDS encoding NAD-binding protein, with the protein MALSRDWIGARASVVLTLLVGVLSVVTGIANIGVGTGADFTLFGVVIPGVIRQVTAFTGTLTGFVLLLSAFGLQRRLRAAWYATLFLFPITAVQGVLQSSQLSLPLIALSVLALAIVGLNVRAFDRELSLTTSQIASLAALGGAQAYGTAGAFALREDFDGISTLLDAFYFTLVTGSTVGYGDITPNSAVGELFALSVLLVTVSSFAVVLGVVFTPLIEARFSKALGRMTEEQLDVLDNHVLVLGFGDLTEPILEELSTQADVLVVVDDEERARRLSERGYTVLTDDPSDEEAQHRGRIEAAQAVVAATNNDAEDALTILTARQLNPGVTIVAAATQRENINKLKRAGADTVISPATLGAHFLAESALGRQGAETLETHLLGDDGGGDIEAAAEAVGEAGDDGEDADHGGRADAGTETDHGGGAGGGDDGDPSERRE; encoded by the coding sequence ATGGCGCTCTCGCGGGACTGGATCGGCGCACGCGCCTCCGTCGTCCTGACGCTCCTGGTCGGCGTGCTGTCGGTCGTGACCGGCATCGCCAACATCGGCGTCGGAACCGGCGCGGACTTCACACTGTTCGGCGTCGTCATCCCCGGCGTCATCCGGCAGGTGACGGCATTCACCGGCACGCTCACCGGGTTCGTCCTGCTCCTGAGCGCGTTCGGCCTCCAGCGACGCCTCCGGGCGGCCTGGTACGCGACGCTCTTCCTGTTCCCGATCACGGCCGTACAGGGGGTCCTCCAGTCCTCGCAGCTGTCGCTCCCGCTCATCGCGCTCTCGGTGCTGGCGCTCGCCATCGTCGGACTGAACGTCCGCGCCTTTGATCGGGAGCTGTCGCTGACCACGAGTCAGATCGCCTCGCTGGCGGCGCTGGGGGGAGCACAGGCGTACGGGACCGCCGGGGCGTTCGCGCTGCGCGAGGATTTCGACGGGATAAGCACGCTCCTAGACGCGTTCTACTTCACGCTCGTGACCGGCAGCACCGTCGGCTACGGCGACATCACCCCGAACTCCGCGGTCGGCGAACTGTTCGCGCTCTCGGTGCTTCTCGTGACCGTCTCCTCGTTCGCCGTCGTGCTCGGGGTCGTGTTCACGCCGCTCATCGAGGCGCGGTTTTCGAAGGCACTCGGACGCATGACAGAAGAACAACTCGACGTACTCGACAACCACGTCCTCGTGCTCGGATTCGGGGACCTGACGGAACCGATTCTCGAAGAACTCTCGACGCAGGCGGACGTGCTCGTCGTCGTCGACGACGAGGAGCGCGCCAGGCGGCTCTCCGAGCGCGGGTACACGGTCCTCACCGACGACCCGAGCGACGAGGAGGCTCAGCACCGCGGCAGGATCGAGGCCGCACAGGCCGTCGTCGCCGCCACCAACAACGACGCGGAGGACGCGCTGACGATCCTCACGGCCCGGCAGCTGAACCCCGGGGTCACCATCGTCGCCGCCGCGACCCAGCGGGAGAACATCAACAAGCTGAAACGAGCCGGGGCGGACACGGTCATCAGCCCCGCGACGCTGGGCGCGCACTTCCTCGCGGAGTCCGCGCTGGGTCGGCAGGGCGCGGAGACGCTCGAGACGCACCTCCTCGGCGACGACGGCGGCGGCGACATCGAAGCCGCGGCCGAGGCCGTCGGGGAGGCAGGCGACGACGGGGAGGACGCCGACCACGGGGGAAGAGCCGACGCCGGGACGGAAACCGACCACGGGGGAGGAGCCGGCGGCGGTGACGACGGCGATCCGTCCGAACGGCGGGAATAG
- a CDS encoding DUF7511 domain-containing protein translates to MSSTPRAPDDGDARRSKRSATRSIDPPAAATSESDSRRTVPELRLSIAERDDGADRGTVHPAGLTGIERMETWLSVDLSAVVDLAAWR, encoded by the coding sequence ATGAGCAGTACACCCCGCGCTCCCGACGATGGCGACGCTCGCCGGTCGAAGCGGTCGGCGACACGGTCGATAGATCCTCCGGCGGCCGCGACCTCGGAGTCCGACTCTCGTCGAACGGTCCCGGAACTTCGGCTCTCGATCGCCGAACGCGACGACGGCGCGGACCGCGGCACCGTCCACCCGGCGGGGCTGACCGGCATCGAGCGAATGGAGACGTGGCTCTCGGTGGACCTCTCGGCGGTCGTCGACCTCGCGGCCTGGCGATGA
- the pstB gene encoding phosphate ABC transporter ATP-binding protein PstB has protein sequence MSEIEPTEQTQAESDAGTARPLQTTSGESDERLHEEWTDYRFDGETKLAVEGLDVHYGDDHALKDVSMEIPEQSVTALIGPSGCGKSTYLRCLNRMNDRIKSARVDGSVRLDGEEIYQDGVDLVELRKRVGMVFQSPNPFPKSIRDNISYGPRKHGDVDTSLLARLFGRSDEDAEERLVKRSLKQAALWEEVNDRLDDNALGLSGGQQQRLCIARALATDPEVLLMDEPASALDPIATSKIEELIHELSREYTVVIVTHNMQQAERISDQTAVFLTGGKLVEYGDTDQIFDDPRSQRVEDYINGKFG, from the coding sequence ATGAGTGAAATCGAACCAACAGAGCAGACCCAGGCGGAGAGCGACGCGGGAACGGCCCGGCCGCTCCAGACGACGAGCGGCGAATCGGACGAACGGCTACACGAGGAGTGGACCGACTACCGCTTCGACGGCGAGACGAAGCTGGCGGTCGAGGGCCTCGACGTCCACTACGGCGACGATCACGCCCTGAAGGACGTCTCGATGGAGATCCCCGAACAGAGCGTGACGGCTCTCATCGGTCCGTCCGGATGCGGGAAGTCGACGTACCTCCGGTGTCTCAACCGGATGAACGACCGGATCAAGTCGGCCCGCGTCGACGGATCGGTCCGGCTCGACGGCGAGGAGATCTACCAGGACGGCGTCGATCTGGTCGAACTCCGCAAGCGCGTCGGGATGGTGTTTCAGTCCCCGAACCCGTTCCCGAAGTCGATCCGGGACAACATCTCCTACGGTCCGCGGAAACACGGCGACGTCGACACGAGCCTCCTCGCACGGCTGTTCGGCCGGAGCGACGAGGACGCCGAGGAACGGCTGGTCAAGCGATCTCTCAAACAGGCGGCGCTGTGGGAGGAGGTCAACGACCGACTCGACGACAACGCCCTCGGCCTCTCGGGCGGCCAGCAGCAGCGGCTCTGCATCGCTCGGGCGCTGGCGACGGATCCCGAGGTCCTGCTGATGGACGAGCCCGCATCCGCCCTGGATCCGATCGCCACCTCGAAGATCGAGGAGCTCATCCACGAGCTCTCCAGGGAGTACACGGTCGTCATCGTCACGCACAACATGCAACAGGCCGAGCGCATCTCCGATCAGACGGCGGTCTTTCTGACCGGCGGGAAGCTGGTCGAGTACGGAGACACGGACCAGATCTTCGACGACCCGCGGAGCCAGCGGGTCGAAGACTACATCAACGGGAAGTTCGGCTGA
- the pstA gene encoding phosphate ABC transporter permease PstA — translation MAGATRSTLVNRETSGTDLAAAAAIGLSTVLFVLAIASLAEQVSVTGSIAGVPTVTLLGGLLVLLGGAVSSFGLSSRLGYVGTTADDSAGLIAAVAAGVPWFLVGGGFASETLGLGVSGGLVVGLLLGGVAFAATAFPREDVGSTVPIGALSVVTGLAFLTSVLGPGWVWDLGWEQPASLTAEFVVPVVTLLNAMYAGWAAAKAYGGFGARGRHVGAYVLVYLNALSIVAFLFVLVAFTVVRGIPGLLTGAEFGPGVGPATTIGLDGLGFTFSWPFSVPFVMNGVALLNDFQGVLPAIVGTVWLVVGAVLFAVPLGVGAAIFLTEYAERGPFTQAVEVATNGLWSTPSIVFGLFGFAFLIPRFGNSKSLLAGMLTLGFMLLPLVLITSREAMISVPDEYRDASAALGVSKWQTIRSVVLPAALPGVVTGVILGVGRIAGETAPILLTMAGGTFVPGSQTADVIGGFEFVASPPFVTNPELLQATSALPYQLFALITAGVGLGDNVANPEEFRWATALVLLAVVLSFYAVGIATRYYFRRKLSYE, via the coding sequence ATGGCCGGTGCGACGCGATCGACGCTCGTCAACCGGGAGACCTCCGGGACCGACCTCGCGGCCGCGGCGGCGATCGGGCTCTCGACGGTCCTCTTCGTCCTGGCGATCGCCTCCCTGGCGGAACAGGTGTCGGTCACCGGCTCGATCGCCGGCGTACCGACGGTGACGCTGCTCGGCGGACTCCTCGTCCTCCTCGGCGGAGCGGTCTCCTCCTTCGGCCTGAGTTCGCGGCTCGGGTACGTCGGGACGACCGCGGACGACAGCGCGGGGCTGATAGCTGCCGTCGCCGCCGGCGTCCCCTGGTTCCTCGTCGGCGGCGGCTTCGCCTCGGAGACGCTCGGGCTCGGCGTCTCCGGCGGCCTCGTCGTCGGTCTCCTGCTGGGCGGTGTCGCCTTCGCGGCGACGGCGTTCCCGCGCGAGGACGTCGGTTCGACCGTCCCGATCGGCGCGCTGTCGGTCGTCACCGGCCTCGCGTTCCTGACGAGCGTCCTCGGCCCCGGGTGGGTGTGGGACCTCGGCTGGGAGCAGCCCGCGTCGCTGACCGCCGAGTTCGTGGTTCCGGTCGTGACGCTCCTGAACGCGATGTACGCCGGCTGGGCCGCGGCGAAGGCGTACGGCGGCTTCGGCGCTCGCGGCCGGCACGTGGGGGCGTACGTCCTCGTCTACCTGAACGCGCTCTCGATCGTGGCCTTCCTGTTCGTCCTCGTCGCGTTCACCGTCGTGCGGGGGATCCCGGGACTCCTCACCGGCGCCGAGTTCGGCCCGGGCGTCGGCCCGGCGACGACGATCGGACTGGACGGACTCGGCTTCACGTTCTCGTGGCCGTTCTCCGTGCCGTTCGTGATGAACGGCGTCGCGTTGCTGAACGACTTCCAGGGCGTCCTGCCCGCGATCGTCGGGACGGTCTGGCTGGTCGTCGGCGCGGTCCTGTTCGCGGTGCCGCTGGGCGTCGGCGCGGCGATCTTCCTGACCGAGTACGCCGAACGGGGGCCGTTCACGCAGGCCGTCGAGGTCGCGACCAACGGCCTCTGGAGCACCCCGAGCATCGTCTTCGGCCTCTTCGGCTTCGCCTTCCTCATCCCCCGGTTCGGCAACAGCAAGTCGCTGCTCGCTGGGATGCTGACGCTCGGCTTCATGCTCTTGCCCCTGGTCCTCATCACGAGCCGCGAGGCGATGATCTCGGTCCCCGACGAGTACCGCGACGCCAGCGCGGCCCTCGGCGTCTCGAAGTGGCAGACCATCCGGAGTGTCGTGCTGCCGGCGGCGCTGCCCGGCGTCGTGACCGGAGTGATCCTCGGCGTCGGACGGATCGCGGGCGAGACGGCGCCCATCCTGCTGACGATGGCCGGCGGGACCTTCGTTCCCGGGAGCCAGACGGCCGACGTGATCGGCGGCTTCGAGTTCGTCGCCTCGCCGCCGTTCGTGACGAATCCCGAACTGCTCCAGGCGACGTCGGCCCTCCCCTACCAGCTGTTCGCGCTCATCACCGCGGGGGTCGGACTCGGCGACAACGTCGCGAACCCCGAGGAGTTCCGGTGGGCGACGGCGCTGGTGCTCCTCGCCGTGGTGCTCTCGTTCTACGCGGTGGGGATCGCGACGCGGTACTACTTCCGGAGGAAACTGAGCTATGAGTGA